The Carassius auratus strain Wakin unplaced genomic scaffold, ASM336829v1 scaf_tig00014969, whole genome shotgun sequence sequence TACCTGTGTGCACTAGCattgtgtgcgtgtctgtgtgagagagaatgagaatgtAGGGTATCATAACACTGATGCAACCTTTGCCCTTTGACCTTTGCTGTGCTTTGTGTTGCATTAGTTGCTCTCTAGCTGATCTCAGAGATATGTCAACATTTGCACCGCTCTGTCTCTGCACAGGTTAGAATGAGCTCAGTGTATTTTTGGTACGTTTTATGACATCTTGTTCCTTCCCTtacaaaaaagtatcatggttaaGTGAACGTAATATCATGGTACTTTGATATATACCATAGTAAATACTGAAATGAATTATACTTCAAGGCAGAGTTTTTGTAACTtagaatttcttattttattttatttttacatttgtttagttttatatttttaggtacttgtaattattattttttaaattttaggaGTACCAAAGTTaacagttttttaaatttatttttttataataaaaataataaattagccCCACACCAACAATACCATGATACATGTTCAAAAACCATGGTGGTACTGTAGTATAGTACCTTTTGCTACTTTTCTGTAAGTGTTGTCAAAACGGTTTACAAAAGacaaaatgctctttttttttatataataaacctACAACTTTTCAAACTCTCAAAAAACACTCCTTAACTTTAAATCTTAGCATTACTGATACACTGTTGTGCATGCACTTCATTGAAATTGCTGGTATAatacaatgaaaatgtattatacagatGTTTAAATGGCGTTTGTCTAACACTTTTCATAATACATGACCTGTATTGATAAAAACCGCTCTCCCATAAACTATGAAATGGCCTTGGTGTTTTCAAAGTGTCCAAACCACGAATGacagataaataatttaaataacacaaTCCCAGATGTCATTGTGCTGCATCTCGGAGAACAGACGCTTTAAAGTGCTTCGGTTGTTCTCCCTCAACTGTCGAGTCTAAGACGAGGATATCATGAGAAATGCTCATCAACACGAGTTGGTGAATGGAGATTTGAAATGTCCCGCTTCTCGACCTGTAAACATTTACCCAGCAGCACTGTGATGAGAAGGACAAGCTGGGAGTCATTCACTCTTCCAGTCTCTCTGTCTTTTTGTCCAAGTCTAGCCTAGCTGGCTGCTGATGTCCAGGGCTTTCTGGTATACCTGGGTAACATCATCCAGATCACCCAGTAATGAGAAGCTGCCATTGTCTCCAGGGGAACCGGGAGGGCTGCGAATGCCCTTTCCACTGGTCTGAAGGCCCCTGAACCCAGCCATCTGCAGCAAGTCTTCAGCCGACAGCGAGCCCCGGATGTTGGGTTTGGGAGAGGTGGGAGGCCAGTCCAAACCAATACTGGAGAGACCCGTCTCCTCGTACAAGATGCTAGATGGTCTGCTTTGGCTCCGCGAGATGGTTGATTCTGCCGAGATCTCCCCATGGACTCCCACGGCACTGTGTGTGGAATATTTCCCATTACGCTTCAGTATACCTTTTCTCCCGACAGTCCGTTTGGGCGGTGAGCTGTTCGGAGGCTGCACAGTAGCACCCCCTAACAGTTCGGAGGACTCGCTGCGCTCCGGCGAGGAGTAATATCCAGACTCACGCTGCTGATTATTTTTCAGAATGCCTTTCTTGGGTAACATGGACACTATTTTGGCTGGCGAGCCACCCAGTGTCTCCTCTCGCTCTGGACTGGAGCTGGACTCGATGTCTTGGTAGCAAATGGACCGCCTGAGCTCTACTTCGCACAGACTCTGGGACCGCTGGTCTCCACTGGTCGCCCGAGTCTTCAGGATGCTCTTTGGTCTTTTGAGGCCTGGCTTCTCCTCTGCAACAACCCACATCGCACCATCGTTCTCCTTCATGGACTTTCTCAGACGCCGGGCTGGAGTCAAGGCTGTTGTGACATTGTTAATGTTACCAGGCTCTGGGCATTGAACTTTGCCTGAACTTTTGACCTCGGTGCGGTTCTGCCAGTCAATGAAGCGGGCCAGCATTGGCGAGCTGTTTTCCCTTTGTGTTTGACAGTCGCATACGCTGGTTTTCCAGCCCCAGTTCACCCACCAGTGATTCGCAATGTCCTCAACTGTAGCCCTGCGATCTGGATTAACCATCAACATCCAGCGGATCAAACCACGAGCATCTGAATACAATGGAGAGATTTGAACTCACTCAGGAAACTTGGAGACATGTGGGTTAAGACGAATTTGAAATACCAATCAAGAAGACACATACAGTACCTGATGACTGTGGTGGTTCCCTGTATTCTCCATTGCTGATCTGGCGAATGAGTCTTTGGTGGTCTCCTCCATCGAAGGGCATTGTTCCGTAGACGAGAGTGTAGAGTAATACACCCAACGCCCAACTGTCAACCTGTCAAAACAACCCCACACTGATAAATTTGTCCgctgaaaatgttttttggaattcttttgtttgtttgtcatagtttttgTCTATGAATGTAGTCTATGAATTTAGCAATAGATTAAAAGGTTGTGTTATTTTATTCTCCTGCCTGGTCCATAAAGACAAATCTGCCTATATTTATAAACATCTAATCAAGATGTCATTGTACAGCTAATGTTTGAGAACAATAGGTAATCTCACATATATCTCCACAGAAACTGCCATCATAATTCCTGCTCATTATTTAAGAATTTCTCGTGCCCGACATCGTCTGACCCTGCTGCACCTCTGCTGATTAGCCAAGGGTGCAGGCCTGGAATGAGGAGGTTTTTAGGGGAAACAATGGCTGATTACAGCACAGGAAGCGTCCACTCCCCAAACTCCAGACCTGTCTAACCCTGAGCAGAATGTGAGGAACTCTGTGATTGTTGGCCCTGATCCACTGATCTCTGACCAGCCAGAAGAACGCTGCCTTTCCCATGGTCTCCAGTTATGTAAGGAAGTCTGAGGACCAGGGGGATCATTTTAGAATCTTGCATGTGTCATCATACATTAGAACCGAGAAAAAGTATGGGAATTTTGATATATTCCTGTGTTCCAGACAGACTTAGTGTTTGGCTATTAAATATGAGAAAAAATGAAGGGGCTATAAGAATGCTTGATATGCTGAAAATAGCTTTGGGATTAGTCCTCCTCCTTTTTGGCAAAGCGTTTGTTTGTCACTGGCTT is a genomic window containing:
- the LOC113074502 gene encoding NUAK family SNF1-like kinase 1, which encodes MPFDGGDHQRLIRQISNGEYREPPQSSDARGLIRWMLMVNPDRRATVEDIANHWWVNWGWKTSVCDCQTQRENSSPMLARFIDWQNRTEVKSSGKVQCPEPGNINNVTTALTPARRLRKSMKENDGAMWVVAEEKPGLKRPKSILKTRATSGDQRSQSLCEVELRRSICYQDIESSSSPEREETLGGSPAKIVSMLPKKGILKNNQQRESGYYSSPERSESSELLGGATVQPPNSSPPKRTVGRKGILKRNGKYSTHSAVGVHGEISAESTISRSQSRPSSILYEETGLSSIGLDWPPTSPKPNIRGSLSAEDLLQMAGFRGLQTSGKGIRSPPGSPGDNGSFSLLGDLDDVTQVYQKALDISSQLG